One segment of Clostridium ljungdahlii DSM 13528 DNA contains the following:
- a CDS encoding glutamine--tRNA ligase/YqeY domain fusion protein: MEESKSSSNFIKNIVEEDMKSGKYKKIITRFPPEPNGYLHIGHAKSIVLNFGLADEFGGRTNLRFDDTNPSKEDTEYVESIKEDVKWLGYDWDELHFASSYFDEMYKRALLLIKKGKAFVCDLTPDEIREYRGTLTKPGKESPYRNRTVEENLELFERMKNGEFKDGEKVLRAKIDVTSPNINMRDPIIYRIAHAPHHNTGDKWCIYPMYDFAHPLEDAIEGVTHSICTLEFEDHRPLYDWVVRECEMENVPKQIEFARLNITNMVMSKRKLKKLVDENFVDGWDDPRMPTIAGLRRRGFTPESVCKFCKAIGVAKASSVVDSQMLDYFLRDDLETKAPRTMAVLRPLKVVITNYPEGQCDTFEIENNPDDPTAGTRKVPFSKEIYIEQEDFMENPPKKYYRLFPGNEVRLKGAYFIKCEEVIKDEEGNIKELHCSYDPASKGGNSPDGRKVRGTLHWVNASTAIPAEIRLYEPLILDEKEEEGSDSFLDNVNPNSLEILNGFLEPDMKNAKSGQKFQFFRHGYFNVDPRFFQEGKLVFNRIVSLKSSFKIKK; encoded by the coding sequence ATGGAAGAAAGCAAGAGTTCATCAAATTTTATTAAAAACATAGTAGAAGAAGACATGAAGTCAGGAAAGTATAAAAAAATAATAACAAGGTTTCCTCCAGAACCTAATGGATATTTACATATAGGCCATGCGAAGTCAATAGTTTTAAATTTTGGATTGGCAGATGAATTTGGTGGAAGAACTAATTTAAGATTTGATGATACTAATCCTTCAAAAGAGGATACAGAATATGTAGAGTCAATAAAAGAAGATGTAAAATGGCTTGGATATGATTGGGATGAATTGCACTTTGCCTCCAGTTATTTTGATGAAATGTATAAAAGAGCATTACTTTTAATAAAAAAAGGTAAAGCTTTTGTGTGCGATTTGACTCCAGATGAAATAAGAGAATATAGGGGTACTTTAACTAAACCTGGCAAGGAAAGTCCTTATAGAAATAGAACTGTAGAAGAAAATCTTGAATTATTTGAAAGAATGAAAAATGGAGAATTTAAAGATGGAGAAAAAGTTTTAAGAGCTAAAATTGATGTGACTTCTCCTAACATAAATATGAGAGATCCAATTATATATCGTATAGCACATGCTCCACATCACAATACTGGAGATAAATGGTGCATATATCCTATGTACGATTTTGCACATCCGCTAGAAGATGCCATTGAGGGAGTAACTCACTCCATATGTACACTTGAGTTTGAGGATCACAGACCTCTTTATGATTGGGTAGTGCGTGAATGTGAAATGGAAAATGTGCCAAAGCAGATAGAATTTGCTAGGCTTAACATTACAAATATGGTAATGAGTAAAAGAAAACTTAAAAAATTAGTAGATGAGAATTTTGTAGATGGATGGGATGATCCACGTATGCCAACTATTGCAGGACTTAGAAGAAGAGGATTTACACCAGAATCTGTCTGCAAATTTTGTAAAGCTATAGGCGTGGCAAAAGCAAGTAGTGTAGTAGATTCTCAAATGCTAGATTACTTTTTAAGAGATGATCTGGAAACAAAAGCACCTAGAACTATGGCTGTTCTAAGACCGCTAAAAGTCGTAATAACAAATTATCCTGAAGGACAATGTGATACTTTTGAAATTGAAAATAATCCAGATGATCCTACAGCAGGAACTAGAAAAGTACCTTTTTCAAAGGAAATATATATTGAACAAGAAGACTTTATGGAAAATCCACCTAAAAAATATTATAGATTATTTCCGGGAAATGAAGTTAGATTAAAAGGTGCTTATTTTATAAAATGTGAAGAAGTCATAAAGGATGAAGAAGGGAACATAAAAGAGCTTCACTGCAGCTATGATCCTGCATCAAAGGGAGGAAATAGTCCTGACGGAAGAAAAGTTAGAGGTACACTTCATTGGGTAAATGCAAGTACTGCAATTCCAGCAGAAATAAGACTTTATGAACCTTTAATTTTAGATGAAAAGGAAGAAGAAGGCAGTGATTCATTTTTAGATAATGTAAATCCAAATTCCTTGGAAATATTAAATGGATTTTTGGAGCCTGATATGAAGAATGCAAAATCAGGCCAAAAATTTCAATTTTTCAGACATGGATATTTCAATGTTGATCCTAGGTTTTTTCAAGAAGGTAAGCTAGTATTTAATAGAATAGTATCCCTTAAGAGTTCTTTTAAAATAAAAAAATAA
- a CDS encoding polysaccharide deacetylase family protein, whose product MNKYEDRIKKNRIIKKRNSIIIGILFLCIFGWAFFIGTKVAYKKHAVVTTSNKVEHQKSAEEKQQDELKQRFTTKQPAGAYMPWKTKRTDGKKVAYLTFDDGPSPNTLKILSILKQNNIKATFFLIGQNAERNKELVKEEVKEGHVVGNHTYSHELKYREDPSVFVDDINRCDTVIKSIVGKDYNLKLVRFPGGSFNTRHLNLNPFKDAVTKAGYHYVDWNDWIGDAMRNNVPVDVLLNELRKYSNDDTVVVLMHDAATKATTVQALPEVIQYLKSKGYTFETLN is encoded by the coding sequence ATGAATAAATATGAGGACAGAATTAAAAAAAATAGAATCATCAAGAAAAGAAACAGTATAATTATAGGAATCCTTTTCTTATGTATTTTTGGTTGGGCATTTTTTATAGGAACTAAAGTTGCATATAAAAAACATGCAGTAGTAACTACTTCTAATAAAGTAGAGCATCAGAAAAGCGCTGAAGAAAAGCAGCAGGATGAACTAAAACAAAGATTTACAACAAAGCAGCCTGCAGGAGCGTATATGCCTTGGAAAACCAAGAGAACAGATGGAAAGAAAGTGGCTTATTTAACTTTTGATGATGGTCCTTCCCCAAATACTTTAAAAATACTTTCAATATTGAAGCAAAATAATATAAAGGCAACTTTCTTTTTAATTGGACAAAATGCTGAGAGAAATAAGGAGTTGGTAAAAGAAGAAGTAAAAGAAGGACATGTAGTTGGAAATCATACTTATAGCCATGAACTTAAATATAGAGAAGATCCATCAGTATTTGTAGATGACATAAATAGATGTGATACAGTAATTAAGTCCATAGTAGGAAAAGATTACAATTTAAAACTAGTAAGGTTTCCAGGTGGTTCCTTCAATACACGTCATTTGAATTTGAATCCTTTTAAAGATGCAGTTACAAAAGCAGGATATCATTATGTGGATTGGAATGATTGGATTGGAGATGCTATGAGAAATAATGTTCCTGTGGACGTTTTATTGAATGAACTTAGAAAATATAGTAATGATGATACTGTAGTAGTTTTGATGCATGATGCCGCTACAAAGGCGACAACAGTACAAGCTCTTCCTGAAGTAATACAGTATTTAAAGTCAAAAGGATACACTTTTGAAACATTAAATTAG
- a CDS encoding ATP-binding protein, protein MIRKIVNINKEKCNGCGLCVNACHEGAIELVKGKAELISDEYCDGLGDCLPECPTGAISIIERESKDYDEELVAKKAKKKEKKEVMPCGCPGTAARKIERASDKNVHIDKKNSENFSAASELTQWPVQLRLINTNAPYLRNAKLLVAADCTAYACGDFHKKFIKDHITAIGCPKLDDIKYYEDKLTEIIEKNDLKSITVVRMEVPCCLGIVNAVKNAMLRAKTIIPYEEVIISI, encoded by the coding sequence ATGATAAGAAAAATTGTTAATATAAATAAAGAGAAATGCAATGGATGTGGACTTTGCGTAAATGCATGTCATGAAGGTGCTATTGAACTTGTAAAGGGAAAAGCTGAACTTATAAGTGATGAGTACTGTGACGGACTTGGTGACTGTCTTCCTGAATGTCCTACAGGAGCTATAAGCATAATTGAAAGAGAAAGTAAGGATTATGACGAGGAACTAGTTGCTAAAAAGGCTAAAAAAAAGGAAAAGAAAGAAGTTATGCCCTGTGGATGTCCAGGTACAGCAGCTAGAAAGATAGAGAGAGCTTCAGATAAAAATGTGCATATAGATAAAAAGAATTCAGAAAATTTTAGTGCTGCTTCTGAGTTAACACAGTGGCCTGTTCAATTAAGGCTTATAAATACCAATGCACCTTATCTTAGAAATGCAAAGTTACTTGTAGCGGCTGATTGTACTGCATATGCCTGTGGAGATTTTCATAAAAAATTTATAAAGGATCACATTACAGCAATAGGGTGTCCTAAGTTAGACGACATTAAATATTATGAAGATAAATTAACTGAAATTATAGAGAAAAATGATTTGAAAAGTATAACTGTAGTGAGAATGGAAGTACCATGCTGCTTAGGCATTGTAAATGCAGTGAAAAATGCAATGCTTAGGGCAAAGACAATAATTCCTTATGAAGAAGTTATAATATCAATTTAG
- a CDS encoding ATP-binding protein: MKSTNSKNIFEIRYVKLAFDSVSIYRNLLEDEVIKNLRNLISYIDMEKINIGYTANMYNDFFFKLVNSGYCSLQEYIMDKVIFNENPFSMKAENKELKKKNDVIKEAAKNDLRNLCCIAKLTSTDVKESVLKYISDSKLKHVVERLPEWKTELDFQGINSPGYVRDIKEKIYNSGSWDECVDDIQDFHNHYGCGIFARYRAFMWEHIEGKGCFKGIENPDPIDLSDLIGYEREHQIVIENTLQFLNGFFANNVLLHGDRGTGKSSTVKAILNKYYTQGLRMIELPKSYLVDFPNIIRKLKNRPEKFIIFIDDLVFGDDEESYTALKSILEGGLENKSSNIIIYATSNRRHLVKEYFNERMMSSYSGSEGEVHEGDSVQEKLSLADRFGINVVFVSPDKNKYLQIVDGIAERRKLNIDKDTLHREALKWELWYNGRSARTARQFVDWIEGHNIIEKNNIN; encoded by the coding sequence ATGAAAAGCACAAATTCAAAAAATATTTTTGAAATAAGATATGTAAAACTAGCTTTTGATTCAGTATCTATTTATAGAAATTTACTTGAAGATGAAGTAATAAAAAATTTGAGAAATCTTATAAGCTATATTGATATGGAGAAAATCAATATAGGTTACACTGCAAACATGTACAATGATTTCTTTTTTAAATTAGTAAACAGTGGATATTGTTCTCTACAGGAATATATCATGGATAAAGTGATTTTCAATGAAAATCCATTTTCCATGAAAGCTGAAAACAAAGAATTAAAAAAGAAAAATGATGTAATTAAGGAAGCTGCTAAAAACGATTTAAGAAATCTTTGTTGTATTGCTAAATTAACTTCCACAGATGTAAAGGAAAGTGTGTTAAAGTATATTTCTGACAGTAAATTAAAACATGTAGTAGAGAGATTACCGGAGTGGAAAACAGAACTTGATTTTCAAGGAATAAATAGTCCAGGGTATGTAAGAGACATAAAAGAAAAAATTTATAATAGCGGTAGCTGGGATGAATGTGTAGATGATATTCAAGATTTTCATAATCACTATGGTTGTGGAATTTTTGCTCGTTACAGGGCTTTTATGTGGGAACATATTGAGGGCAAAGGCTGCTTTAAGGGAATTGAAAATCCAGATCCCATTGATCTTTCAGATCTTATTGGATATGAGAGAGAGCACCAAATAGTAATAGAAAATACACTGCAGTTTTTAAATGGATTTTTTGCAAACAATGTACTTCTTCATGGAGATAGGGGTACAGGTAAATCATCCACGGTAAAAGCCATACTCAATAAATATTATACTCAAGGACTTCGTATGATTGAACTTCCAAAATCTTATCTTGTTGATTTTCCCAATATAATAAGAAAATTAAAAAACAGGCCTGAAAAATTTATTATATTTATAGATGACCTTGTATTTGGGGATGATGAAGAAAGTTATACTGCACTTAAGTCTATACTTGAAGGAGGACTTGAAAATAAATCCTCTAATATTATAATATATGCTACATCAAATAGGAGACATCTTGTAAAAGAATATTTTAATGAGAGAATGATGTCTTCCTATTCCGGATCAGAAGGGGAAGTACATGAAGGAGATAGTGTGCAAGAAAAACTTTCACTGGCAGATAGATTTGGAATAAATGTAGTATTTGTATCTCCAGATAAAAATAAGTATTTGCAGATTGTAGATGGAATAGCTGAAAGAAGAAAATTAAATATAGACAAAGATACTTTACATAGAGAGGCTCTTAAGTGGGAACTTTGGTACAATGGACGTTCTGCAAGAACTGCAAGACAATTTGTAGATTGGATAGAAGGGCATAACATTATAGAGAAAAATAATATTAATTAA
- a CDS encoding YidC/Oxa1 family membrane protein insertase — protein MNIIFNLLGALLNHVFNFTGDWGIAVVVLTLIVKVLLMPMSMKQRFSILKQQKVAKKMEDIKIRYKNDKLKMEKEIQNCYKDNLKSMMGCLLTIIQLPIIGGLYKTIINMPVVSGTVLIPWVASIKLSDSYFIVPIMYSIISMLPGLVNSIDYFKVYREVQYNKMSAILPGVIGLLITIKAPIALGLYFITSSVFSLVEEIAFRIYIKNKQFV, from the coding sequence ATGAACATTATTTTTAATTTACTGGGTGCTTTGCTCAATCATGTATTTAATTTTACGGGAGATTGGGGTATTGCAGTTGTTGTTCTCACTTTAATTGTAAAGGTACTTTTGATGCCTATGTCTATGAAACAAAGGTTCAGCATTTTAAAGCAGCAGAAAGTTGCTAAAAAGATGGAAGACATAAAAATTAGGTATAAAAATGATAAGCTTAAGATGGAAAAGGAAATACAAAACTGTTATAAGGATAATTTAAAAAGTATGATGGGATGTTTGCTTACAATTATTCAGCTTCCTATAATAGGTGGGCTTTATAAAACCATTATAAACATGCCTGTAGTTTCAGGTACAGTGCTTATACCTTGGGTAGCTTCAATAAAATTAAGCGATAGTTATTTTATAGTTCCTATAATGTATTCGATCATTTCAATGCTGCCTGGCCTAGTAAATTCTATAGATTATTTTAAAGTCTATAGGGAAGTGCAGTACAATAAGATGTCAGCTATACTTCCTGGAGTAATTGGACTTTTAATAACAATTAAAGCTCCAATAGCACTTGGATTGTATTTTATAACATCTAGTGTTTTTTCACTTGTAGAAGAGATAGCCTTTAGAATTTATATTAAAAACAAGCAATTTGTATAG
- a CDS encoding methyl-accepting chemotaxis protein, with translation MDELEINNKLQQAFDTLIPYMHYFFDDEIAFTMSTTTHFLRVVNSKNINMNAKPGDPLRPTGAAYECIKARKPISTIVPKETFGVEIKAIGLPVKEGNEIIGSIVLVKSLERHNKFVEMSKVLSSAIETLSETSSVLSSDIDEMTKHNEVLLSEVNDASDKTKNTDEVLNFIRNIASETNLLGLNASIEAARAGDRGKGFTVVANQIRKLSNSSSKSINEINSTLTEIEKSVAKISEGLASTKDTFNNQFSKIHEIDSSINNLSELVDKLRDLSE, from the coding sequence ATGGACGAATTAGAAATTAATAATAAGTTGCAACAAGCTTTTGATACCTTAATCCCTTATATGCATTACTTTTTTGATGATGAAATAGCCTTTACCATGTCAACTACAACTCATTTTTTAAGAGTAGTAAATAGCAAAAACATTAATATGAATGCAAAACCAGGTGATCCTTTAAGACCTACTGGCGCAGCTTATGAATGTATAAAAGCAAGAAAACCTATTTCTACTATAGTTCCTAAAGAAACTTTTGGTGTAGAAATAAAAGCTATAGGACTACCTGTAAAGGAAGGTAATGAAATCATAGGAAGCATAGTACTCGTAAAAAGTTTGGAAAGACACAATAAATTTGTTGAGATGTCTAAAGTACTGTCAAGTGCAATAGAAACTCTTTCAGAAACCTCAAGTGTACTGTCTTCTGACATAGATGAAATGACAAAACATAACGAGGTTTTATTATCAGAAGTAAACGATGCCTCTGATAAAACTAAAAATACAGATGAAGTTTTAAATTTTATAAGAAATATAGCATCTGAAACTAATCTACTGGGATTAAATGCATCTATTGAAGCAGCAAGAGCTGGAGATCGGGGAAAAGGATTTACAGTAGTAGCAAACCAGATAAGAAAGTTATCTAATTCCAGCAGTAAGTCTATAAACGAAATAAATTCTACATTAACTGAAATAGAAAAATCTGTAGCCAAAATATCTGAAGGCCTTGCATCAACAAAAGATACTTTCAATAACCAATTCTCCAAAATTCACGAAATAGATTCTTCCATAAATAACTTATCCGAATTGGTAGACAAGCTTAGAGATTTATCTGAATAA
- the larE gene encoding ATP-dependent sacrificial sulfur transferase LarE, with product MDITNLKLEDLKENLRNIKSGVIAFSGGVDSTFLLKIAHDILEDKVIAVTAASSTYPKRELDEAKKYAKSIGVRHLIIESEELDIKGYKENPVDRCYYCKKELFSKLKEIAKENNVAYVLDGANLDDTGDFRPGMKAAKELGILSPLKEAELTKEDIRNLSKRIGLPTWNKPSFACLASRFPYGNEINSQKLKMVEDAEQFLMDLGFKQVRVRHHNEIARIEVDPEERSKFFNVDIMDKVGQKLKEIGFTYVTLDLLGYKTGSMNAVLKDAK from the coding sequence ATGGATATAACAAATTTAAAACTAGAAGACTTAAAAGAAAATTTGAGAAATATTAAAAGTGGAGTAATTGCTTTTTCGGGTGGAGTAGACAGTACTTTTTTGCTAAAAATTGCCCATGATATCCTTGAAGATAAAGTAATAGCAGTTACCGCTGCTTCATCTACTTATCCTAAAAGGGAATTAGACGAAGCTAAAAAATATGCTAAATCAATAGGGGTAAGACACCTGATTATAGAATCAGAAGAACTCGACATTAAAGGCTATAAAGAAAATCCTGTAGACAGATGTTATTATTGCAAAAAAGAATTATTTTCAAAACTAAAAGAAATTGCAAAAGAAAATAATGTAGCTTATGTTTTAGATGGAGCAAATTTAGATGATACTGGAGATTTTAGACCTGGCATGAAAGCAGCTAAAGAACTAGGCATATTAAGTCCTTTAAAAGAAGCTGAGCTTACCAAAGAAGATATTAGAAATCTTTCAAAAAGAATAGGACTTCCAACCTGGAACAAGCCTTCTTTTGCATGCCTAGCTTCCAGATTTCCTTACGGAAATGAGATCAACAGTCAAAAACTAAAAATGGTAGAAGATGCAGAGCAATTTCTTATGGATTTAGGTTTTAAACAAGTTAGGGTAAGACATCACAACGAAATTGCCCGAATTGAAGTTGATCCAGAAGAAAGATCTAAGTTTTTTAATGTAGATATAATGGATAAGGTTGGACAAAAATTAAAAGAAATAGGTTTTACATATGTAACCTTAGATCTATTAGGCTATAAAACTGGCAGCATGAATGCTGTACTAAAGGATGCTAAATAA
- the iadA gene encoding beta-aspartyl-peptidase: MILIKNVELFNPKSMGKKSILTCFDKISYISKKINFPSNNFPTVEIIDGDDLIAIPGLIDLHIHINGAGGEGGFNNRTPELNLTNLTLNGITTCVGLLGTDGITRNMGGLIAKARALEKEGITTYCWTGCYSVPTRTLTDSVRGDIVLVDKIIGAGEIAVSDHRDSHPSEEDLIHLACETRIGGIISGKCGVLHMHLGDGKKGMTPLFDLIDKSDIPFENLLPTHLNRNSLVSKQALEYLKIGGFIDITTGIKNEGDTAQSAPELYSKILKENISPYHVTMSSDAGGSMPIFDDKGNLTKLTVGLPSTDMESIRECIKMGLSMEESIIPFTSSPAKFLKFEHKGSLLEGYDADLILLDKKLNIHTLISKGRIMVQNYKPVVYGTFENS; this comes from the coding sequence ATGATTTTAATAAAAAATGTAGAATTATTTAATCCTAAATCTATGGGTAAAAAAAGTATATTAACCTGTTTTGATAAAATATCTTACATATCTAAAAAGATAAACTTTCCATCTAATAATTTTCCTACAGTTGAAATAATAGATGGCGATGATTTAATTGCAATTCCCGGTTTGATTGATCTCCACATACATATAAATGGAGCCGGAGGTGAAGGAGGCTTCAATAACAGAACTCCTGAACTAAACCTTACAAATCTTACTTTGAACGGTATCACTACCTGTGTAGGGCTTTTGGGAACAGATGGAATTACAAGAAATATGGGTGGACTTATAGCTAAAGCCCGGGCTCTTGAAAAGGAAGGCATAACAACATACTGCTGGACAGGGTGTTACTCCGTTCCCACGAGGACTCTTACAGACAGTGTGAGAGGAGATATTGTACTTGTAGATAAAATAATAGGGGCTGGTGAAATAGCTGTATCCGATCACAGGGACAGTCATCCTTCTGAAGAAGATTTAATACATTTAGCTTGTGAAACAAGAATAGGTGGAATCATTTCAGGCAAATGTGGTGTACTTCACATGCATCTAGGAGATGGTAAAAAAGGTATGACTCCTCTATTTGATTTAATAGATAAATCAGACATACCTTTTGAAAACTTGCTGCCTACACATTTAAATAGAAACAGTTTAGTATCCAAGCAAGCCTTAGAATATTTAAAAATAGGTGGATTTATAGATATAACTACTGGAATTAAAAATGAAGGGGATACTGCTCAAAGTGCCCCTGAACTCTACAGTAAAATTCTAAAGGAAAATATATCTCCTTATCACGTAACTATGAGCTCTGATGCAGGAGGAAGCATGCCTATATTTGATGATAAAGGCAATCTAACAAAATTAACTGTAGGACTTCCATCTACAGATATGGAATCAATAAGAGAGTGTATAAAAATGGGGCTATCTATGGAAGAATCCATCATTCCTTTCACTTCATCCCCTGCAAAATTTCTAAAATTTGAACATAAGGGCTCTCTCCTTGAAGGTTATGATGCTGATCTAATTTTATTGGATAAAAAACTAAACATACATACTCTCATAAGTAAAGGTAGAATTATGGTTCAAAATTACAAACCAGTAGTATATGGAACCTTTGAAAACAGTTGA
- the asnB gene encoding asparagine synthase (glutamine-hydrolyzing) produces MCGIAGWINLKEDISKNRDVILNMTDTLKKRGPDDAGYYFSKNALLGHRRLVVVDPSGGAQPMSKSVGGRRYIIVYNGELYNTEDLRKLLVKENYSFKSYSDTEVLLTSYIHWGINCLKHINGIYAFAIWDESKNQIFMARDPLGVKPLFYTVKDNSLIFGSEIKTLLAHPFIEPVVDRDGLTEIFALGPARSLGGGVFKGIYEVPPANYVLYDRYGIKLREYWKPQCKIHNEDTETTAQHVKTLLVDAIKRQLVADVPVCTLLSGGLDSSVISTVAAAEFKKQGKTLNTYSIDYEDNDKYFKANSFEPTPDRVWALKMSDYIKSVHHGIINTSSDLADALYDSVRASDLPGMADIDSSLYLFCKEIRKDNTVALSGECADEIFGGYPWYRRPEDINADTFPWSKSINSRKEILSDELKALDLEEYLNEQYKSSIKQVPHIDGESKLEYRMRELFYLNIKWFMITLLNRKDRMSMSNSLEVRVPFADYRLVEYAFNIPPEIKFYKGREKGLLRKALEGILPKEIVERKKSPYPKTHNPEYTKIVTKRMSDIMKDKSSPILPLIDKKSVKTLIDTGGSSFKAPWFGQLMRGPQLLAYLIQVNTWLKEYNIKIEF; encoded by the coding sequence ATGTGTGGAATTGCAGGATGGATTAATTTAAAAGAGGACATTTCCAAAAACAGAGATGTTATTTTAAATATGACAGATACTTTAAAGAAAAGAGGACCTGATGATGCAGGCTATTACTTTTCTAAAAATGCACTCTTAGGACACAGAAGACTTGTAGTTGTGGATCCTTCTGGTGGTGCACAGCCTATGTCAAAAAGTGTAGGTGGCAGGAGATATATTATTGTATACAATGGAGAACTTTATAATACTGAGGATTTAAGAAAGTTACTTGTAAAAGAAAATTATTCTTTCAAATCCTATTCTGATACAGAGGTACTTCTAACCAGTTACATCCATTGGGGAATAAATTGTTTGAAACATATAAATGGAATATATGCTTTTGCAATATGGGATGAAAGTAAAAATCAGATATTTATGGCAAGAGATCCATTAGGAGTAAAACCACTATTTTATACAGTAAAAGATAATTCACTTATATTTGGTTCAGAAATAAAAACATTACTGGCCCATCCCTTTATTGAACCTGTAGTTGATAGGGATGGCCTGACTGAAATATTTGCCCTTGGACCTGCTAGATCTTTGGGTGGAGGTGTATTTAAAGGTATATATGAAGTACCACCTGCTAATTATGTTCTATATGATAGATATGGTATTAAGCTGCGAGAATACTGGAAACCACAGTGTAAAATTCACAATGAAGATACAGAAACAACGGCTCAGCATGTAAAAACACTGCTTGTAGATGCCATTAAGAGACAGCTTGTAGCAGATGTACCCGTTTGTACACTGCTTTCAGGAGGACTTGATTCTAGTGTTATATCTACAGTAGCTGCAGCAGAGTTTAAAAAACAAGGAAAGACTTTAAATACCTACTCTATTGATTATGAAGATAATGACAAATATTTTAAAGCAAATTCTTTTGAACCTACACCAGATAGAGTCTGGGCATTAAAAATGTCGGATTATATAAAAAGTGTTCATCATGGGATTATAAATACAAGCTCTGATTTAGCAGATGCCCTTTATGATTCTGTAAGAGCTAGCGATTTGCCTGGAATGGCAGACATTGATTCCTCACTATATCTTTTTTGCAAGGAAATAAGGAAAGACAATACAGTTGCACTGTCAGGTGAATGTGCAGATGAAATTTTTGGAGGATATCCGTGGTATAGAAGACCTGAAGACATTAATGCAGATACTTTTCCATGGTCAAAATCTATTAATTCAAGAAAGGAAATATTGTCTGATGAATTAAAGGCACTTGATTTGGAGGAATATTTAAATGAACAATATAAAAGTAGTATAAAACAGGTGCCTCACATAGATGGTGAATCCAAATTAGAGTACAGAATGAGAGAATTATTTTATTTAAATATAAAATGGTTTATGATAACACTTTTAAATAGAAAAGATCGTATGAGTATGTCTAATAGTTTGGAGGTTAGAGTACCTTTTGCAGATTATAGATTGGTAGAGTATGCTTTTAATATACCACCAGAGATAAAATTTTATAAAGGAAGAGAAAAGGGCTTACTGAGAAAGGCACTAGAAGGAATACTGCCAAAGGAAATTGTTGAAAGGAAAAAGAGCCCTTACCCAAAAACTCATAACCCTGAATATACAAAAATAGTTACAAAACGGATGTCAGATATTATGAAAGACAAGAGTTCTCCTATTTTGCCGCTTATAGATAAAAAATCAGTTAAGACATTAATAGATACAGGAGGATCTTCTTTTAAAGCACCTTGGTTTGGCCAACTTATGAGAGGACCACAGCTTCTTGCATATCTTATTCAGGTAAATACATGGCTTAAAGAGTATAATATCAAGATAGAATTTTAA